From the Anguilla anguilla isolate fAngAng1 chromosome 8, fAngAng1.pri, whole genome shotgun sequence genome, one window contains:
- the LOC118234237 gene encoding mucin-5AC-like, translating to MTTAPTPSNTITMTRTVSTTSVPTSTAIDTTTTGLSTTLEGTTTAISSTATATETKSTTLAGTTNLVSTTTAATTMTTPSTTTNSITTIKTISPTSVPTSTAIDTTTAETTTTTGLSTTPEGTTTAVSTTGAQSTSRTLPGTTYPATTTTVARTMTSPHPTTDSGTTTRAASTTFVPTTRVSSTTTAFSTTTTEPTTSPTQTNTGETTAASASSTGTAITTTKSSGTTNPASSTTDRTSPLAPHTTVSETPTTIVPSTSVATTTTSYRSTTIGTMTAETTTTPAPTSTSELPTTAISSTATETKSTTLPRTTNLASTAATTMTTAPTPSNTITMTRTVSTTSVPTSTAIDTTTTGLSTTLEGTTTAISSTATATETKSTTLAGTTNLVSTTTAATTMTTPSTTTNSITTIKTISPTSITLSHSVRCQCSSRIEHLDNKVDRLRKDVFAGMGGLRL from the coding sequence atgacaactgcaccaacTCCATCAAATACTATAACTATGACAAGAACTGTATCAACCACATCTGtacccacatccacagccattgACACTACAACTACTGGCCTATCTACAACACTGGAAGGAACAACTACTGCTAtaagcagtacagcaacagcaacagaaacaaaaagcacaacattagcTGGGACAACAAATCTTGTTTCCACTACCACAGCTGCAACAACTATGACAACTCCCTCAACTACAACAAATTCTATAACTACCATAAAAACCATATCACCCACATCTGtacccacatccacagccattgACACAACTACTGCTGAAACCACTACAACTACTGGGCTATCTACAACACCGGAGGGAACAACAACTGCTGTAAGTACTACAGGAGCACAATCAACAAGCAGAACTTTACCTGGGACAACATATCCTGCCACTACTACAACAGTTGCAAGAACAATGACATCTCCACATCCTACAACTGATTCTGGAACCACAACAAGAGCAGCATCAACCACATTTGTGCCCACCACTAGAGTATCATCGACAACAACTGCTTTTAGCACAACTACAACTGAACCGACTACAAGTCCTACCCAAACTAACACAGGTGAAACAACAGCAGCTTCTGCTAGTAGTACAGGAACTGCAATAACAACAACGAAATCATCTGGGACAACGAATCCTGCATCCAGTACAACAGATAGAACAAGCCCACTTGCCCCGCATACAACAGTATCTGAAACTccgacaacaattgtgccatcCACGTCTGTCGCCACTACAACGACATCTTACAGAAGCACAACCATTGGGACAATGACTGCTGAAACAACCACAACTCCTGCGCCAACCTCAACATCTGAACTACCTACTACTGCTAtaagcagtacagcaacagaaacaaaaagcacaacattaccTAGGACAACAAATCTAGCTTCCACAGCTGCAACAACtatgacaactgcaccaacTCCATCAAATACTATAACTATGACAAGAACTGTATCAACCACATCTGtacccacatccacagccattgACACTACAACTACTGGCCTATCTACAACACTGGAAGGAACAACTACTGCTAtaagcagtacagcaacagcaacagaaacaaaaagcacaacattagcTGGGACAACAAATCTTGTTTCCACTACCACAGCTGCAACAACTATGACAACTCCCTCAACTACAACAAATTCTATTACTACCATTAAAACCATATCACCCACATCT